One part of the Thiothrix nivea DSM 5205 genome encodes these proteins:
- a CDS encoding efflux RND transporter permease subunit: MTDSQHTNPAAPHHNLGMAGSMAKAFITSPLSLLLLLAFFAVGLLGLQMTPRQEDPQISVPMVDIFVRYPGASAQEVENLIARPLESIMSEMTGVDHVYSYSAREQAMVTVQFIVGQQLEPSLVKLYDKLESNKDRIPIGANPPLVKPKGADDVPLVTLTLWSNEVDDANLRLVGLDVLQILREVENTSQSFIVDGRHEELKVEILPERLATFGVSLEQVANAIRMANSQRNTGAVEPDERVFRVYSGAFLNSAEDVKRLMVAVIEGRPVYVRDVATVTEEPSDAARSVGYYTGHELPEGAEQADNAPAVTLAIAKKHGTNGVDVANAVLAKLETLKGRIIPDNINVAVTRNYGETAKAKVDELIFKLFVATGVVTLLVWFFLGLRAAGVVLIVIPAVITTTVFSAWLMGMTIDRVSLFALIFSIGILVDDAIVVVENIYRRWLLIEDTDVETAIDAVREVGNPTILATATVIAALLPMGFVSGMMGPYMLPIPLLGSVAMVISLFAAFAFTPWLTNRFKPSLQSLHESAEKEHKQAAKMERFFRGIIVPLVTSKAKGRLFLLSIVVVFFAFMLLFYPFKAVRVKMLPLDNKPEFNVVLNMPEGTALPVTANLVHTMASKLQGIPEVTALQTYVGTASPFNFNGLVRHYYLRQQAWQADIQVQLTDKHDRERTSHQIAVEARALLQPLLKGTRGKLQVVEMPPGPPVLQSVVAEIYGPDANTRRQVAADMTKFFGQAANLDDVDSMMEDDHDILRFIVDSDKAQRNGITAEDVNRTLEMAMGGFILGDIKKNALIDPTRIVMQVPLSARSQIYRLSQLPVTNHTGQFVPLHELGTFVFDKQDKPIYRKDLRPVEFVTAETVGRLAAPVYGQGQVETLLAEANNGEGYVTPDGTRLVEQAFWLRSPEGVESKSAFEWGGEWTVTWETFRDMGIAFAAALVLIYMLIVAQFGNFTLPAIIMAPIPLTLIGIVPGHWLMDAEFTATSMIGFIALAGIIVRNSILLVDFSREAVVRGESVLEAVIHSCEARTRPIIITALALFGGSMVILSDPIFQGMAVSLIFGGAVATLLTLLIIPLGCISAGKSLGGCPTDGGNGGTPLGGGSAGKGHAVAHEPVKSGKGAGAAAKDVMAYTGMYVLSLGKGLASGIAGWLGAGRKLMQKRKERKTAQQAKVRQQAKVQAAAVVAKEVAGSPVTKPAQPAAPQSNGQDVKPVQTKDSVGEAVKEDVTSIQNQQPSDMAPLPGEFLERKKSSGRRGIKLKTDI; the protein is encoded by the coding sequence ATGACTGATTCCCAACATACCAATCCAGCAGCGCCGCACCATAATCTGGGTATGGCCGGTTCCATGGCCAAGGCATTTATCACTTCGCCGCTTTCCCTATTGCTGTTGCTGGCTTTCTTTGCTGTTGGCTTGCTGGGCTTGCAAATGACGCCACGTCAGGAAGATCCGCAGATTTCCGTGCCGATGGTGGATATTTTCGTGCGTTACCCCGGTGCGTCGGCGCAAGAGGTGGAGAATCTCATTGCCCGCCCGCTGGAAAGCATCATGTCGGAAATGACCGGGGTCGACCATGTTTACTCCTATTCCGCGCGCGAACAGGCGATGGTGACGGTGCAGTTCATCGTCGGTCAGCAGCTTGAGCCTTCGCTGGTCAAACTGTATGACAAGCTGGAGTCCAACAAAGACCGTATTCCTATTGGCGCAAATCCGCCGTTGGTCAAGCCCAAGGGTGCGGATGATGTACCGCTGGTGACCCTGACCCTGTGGTCAAATGAAGTAGATGACGCCAACTTGCGCCTGGTAGGGCTGGATGTACTGCAAATCCTGCGCGAGGTGGAAAACACCAGCCAAAGCTTTATTGTCGACGGGCGACATGAAGAACTGAAAGTGGAAATCCTTCCCGAGCGCCTGGCGACGTTTGGCGTTTCCCTGGAGCAGGTGGCGAACGCGATCCGCATGGCTAACTCCCAGCGTAATACCGGGGCGGTGGAGCCGGATGAGCGTGTGTTCCGGGTATACAGCGGTGCTTTCCTCAATTCTGCCGAGGATGTGAAACGTCTGATGGTGGCGGTCATTGAGGGGCGTCCCGTTTATGTACGTGACGTGGCGACGGTGACGGAAGAGCCTAGCGATGCAGCCCGTTCGGTTGGTTATTACACCGGCCATGAACTGCCAGAAGGCGCGGAACAGGCTGACAATGCGCCTGCAGTCACCTTGGCGATTGCCAAAAAGCATGGTACCAACGGCGTGGATGTGGCCAATGCGGTGCTGGCGAAGCTGGAAACCCTGAAAGGGCGCATTATCCCTGACAATATCAATGTGGCTGTCACCCGTAACTACGGTGAAACCGCTAAAGCCAAGGTTGATGAACTGATCTTTAAACTGTTCGTGGCGACCGGCGTGGTGACGCTGCTGGTGTGGTTCTTCCTTGGTTTACGTGCTGCCGGGGTGGTGCTGATCGTTATTCCGGCGGTTATTACCACGACCGTGTTTTCGGCCTGGCTTATGGGTATGACCATTGACCGGGTGAGCTTGTTTGCGTTGATCTTTTCCATCGGGATTCTGGTGGATGATGCCATCGTGGTGGTGGAAAATATTTACCGCCGCTGGTTGTTGATTGAGGATACCGATGTTGAAACCGCGATTGACGCGGTGCGTGAGGTGGGTAACCCGACCATTCTGGCGACCGCCACCGTTATCGCCGCTCTGCTGCCGATGGGTTTCGTCAGTGGCATGATGGGGCCTTACATGCTGCCCATCCCGTTGCTGGGTTCGGTAGCGATGGTCATCTCGCTGTTTGCCGCCTTTGCTTTCACACCCTGGTTGACCAACCGTTTCAAGCCATCCCTGCAAAGCCTGCATGAGTCCGCCGAAAAGGAGCACAAGCAGGCCGCCAAGATGGAACGCTTTTTCCGTGGCATCATTGTGCCGCTGGTGACGAGCAAGGCCAAGGGACGTTTGTTCCTGCTCAGCATTGTGGTGGTGTTCTTTGCCTTTATGTTGCTGTTCTACCCGTTCAAAGCCGTGCGGGTGAAAATGCTTCCGCTAGATAACAAGCCTGAATTCAATGTGGTACTGAACATGCCGGAAGGTACGGCGCTGCCTGTCACCGCCAATCTGGTACATACGATGGCGAGCAAGCTGCAAGGCATTCCGGAAGTGACCGCGCTGCAAACCTATGTTGGTACAGCTTCACCCTTCAACTTCAATGGTTTGGTGCGGCATTACTACCTGCGCCAGCAAGCTTGGCAGGCTGACATCCAGGTGCAACTGACGGACAAGCATGATCGTGAGCGCACCAGCCACCAGATTGCGGTGGAGGCGCGCGCGCTGTTGCAACCGCTGCTCAAAGGTACTCGTGGCAAACTTCAGGTGGTCGAAATGCCGCCTGGCCCACCCGTGCTGCAATCCGTGGTGGCGGAAATCTATGGTCCGGACGCTAATACCCGCCGCCAGGTGGCAGCGGATATGACGAAATTCTTCGGCCAGGCCGCAAACCTGGATGACGTGGACAGCATGATGGAAGACGACCACGACATCCTGCGTTTCATCGTCGATTCCGACAAAGCGCAACGCAATGGCATTACGGCGGAAGATGTCAACCGCACGCTGGAAATGGCCATGGGGGGCTTCATCTTGGGCGACATCAAGAAAAACGCCCTGATTGACCCAACCCGCATTGTCATGCAGGTACCGCTGAGCGCCCGGTCGCAGATTTACCGTTTGTCGCAATTGCCGGTCACCAACCATACCGGGCAATTTGTGCCATTACATGAGTTGGGCACATTCGTATTCGACAAGCAGGATAAGCCGATTTACCGCAAGGATTTGCGCCCCGTCGAATTCGTCACGGCAGAAACGGTTGGCCGTTTGGCTGCGCCTGTTTACGGTCAAGGTCAGGTCGAAACTTTGCTAGCGGAAGCCAACAACGGTGAAGGCTACGTGACGCCGGATGGAACCCGCTTGGTGGAGCAGGCATTCTGGCTGCGCTCGCCAGAGGGGGTGGAAAGCAAATCCGCCTTTGAGTGGGGCGGGGAATGGACGGTGACTTGGGAAACTTTCCGTGACATGGGTATCGCTTTTGCTGCTGCCCTGGTATTGATTTACATGTTGATCGTGGCGCAATTTGGCAATTTTACCTTGCCGGCGATTATCATGGCGCCGATTCCGTTGACCCTGATCGGCATCGTGCCGGGTCACTGGTTGATGGATGCCGAGTTTACGGCCACATCCATGATCGGTTTCATTGCATTGGCCGGGATCATTGTGCGTAACTCCATCCTGTTGGTGGATTTTTCCCGCGAGGCTGTCGTCAGGGGAGAATCGGTGTTGGAGGCGGTAATCCATTCCTGCGAGGCACGTACTCGGCCTATCATTATTACGGCGCTGGCGTTGTTTGGCGGCTCCATGGTGATCTTGTCCGACCCTATTTTCCAGGGTATGGCGGTTTCACTGATTTTTGGTGGCGCGGTGGCAACCCTGCTGACCTTGTTGATCATTCCGCTGGGTTGCATCAGTGCAGGCAAATCCCTGGGCGGATGCCCGACTGATGGTGGCAATGGCGGAACCCCCCTCGGTGGTGGCTCCGCAGGCAAGGGCCATGCCGTTGCGCATGAGCCTGTCAAATCTGGCAAAGGCGCTGGTGCCGCCGCCAAAGACGTGATGGCTTACACTGGTATGTATGTGCTTTCGTTGGGAAAAGGCTTAGCCAGTGGTATTGCAGGTTGGTTGGGTGCTGGGCGCAAGTTGATGCAAAAGCGTAAAGAGCGGAAAACGGCGCAACAGGCAAAGGTGCGCCAACAAGCCAAAGTGCAGGCCGCTGCCGTAGTTGCCAAGGAAGTTGCCGGCAGTCCAGTTACAAAACCAGCGCAACCAGCAGCGCCGCAAAGTAATGGCCAGGACGTAAAGCCGGTGCAGACAAAAGATTCAGTTGGGGAAGCCGTCAAGGAAGACGTGACTTCAATACAAAACCAGCAACCCAGTGACATGGCTCCGCTTCCCGGTGAATTCCTGGAGCGCAAGAAATCCTCTGGTCGGCGGGGCATAAAACTCAAGACGGATATTTAA
- a CDS encoding AAA family ATPase gives MITLIGNLKGGTGKSTITFNLALWVATRHNRHVVVYDLDPQATTVDAFEIRQEEGFLPAIDPVTSVASLGSDDANSEVLVDMGLADMAAVETAISKADRIVVPVAPSQADVWSTQRFLKMIADIRSGKPVEILGIINRADTHHAVRETGEAAEAMQMLGGIQLLEPRLYMRTTYRRSFSEGLAVFEMEPRSKAALELDALGRALYPV, from the coding sequence ATGATTACGCTGATTGGTAACCTCAAAGGCGGAACCGGCAAAAGCACCATCACGTTCAATCTGGCGTTGTGGGTGGCGACCCGTCACAACCGGCATGTGGTTGTGTATGACCTGGATCCACAGGCAACCACGGTTGATGCATTTGAAATCCGTCAGGAGGAGGGGTTTCTGCCTGCCATTGATCCGGTGACCTCAGTGGCCAGTCTGGGCAGCGATGACGCCAATTCTGAGGTGCTGGTAGACATGGGTCTGGCTGATATGGCGGCGGTGGAAACTGCTATCAGTAAAGCTGACCGTATCGTGGTGCCGGTAGCGCCCAGTCAGGCGGATGTCTGGTCAACCCAGCGTTTCCTGAAAATGATTGCGGATATCCGCAGCGGTAAGCCGGTAGAAATACTCGGCATCATTAACCGGGCGGATACCCATCATGCTGTGCGTGAAACCGGTGAGGCAGCTGAGGCCATGCAAATGCTCGGCGGCATCCAGTTGCTGGAACCGCGCCTGTATATGCGCACGACTTACCGGCGCTCTTTCAGCGAAGGTCTGGCCGTGTTCGAGATGGAGCCACGATCCAAGGCAGCGTTGGAACTCGATGCCCTGGGGCGAGCCCTGTATCCTGTGTGA
- a CDS encoding tetratricopeptide repeat protein, producing MNILRWLMKHPILLAWLLAIIAILLNFGMSGKTGDHEQEAAAEHGQPAAEVAGSHAGSEVSQQAGDAAVAQAGAAPSADGSATQNAPAQQDVVAGIQAAPAQLAAPVAPPQPPAPAAPAQPAAPVAPAQPAAPAPAAAAATTQQQAEGAASTSEQPADLLRAAREAYWSNELDSAVEFYSSLLKQSPDSIDYKGELANVYWKLGDTEKASALFVEIAPKLAEQGRVTEAFNMKLYVDMVDPELAKQIDAALDK from the coding sequence ATGAATATTTTACGTTGGTTGATGAAACATCCTATCTTGCTGGCATGGTTGCTGGCTATTATCGCCATCCTGCTGAACTTTGGCATGAGCGGCAAAACTGGCGATCATGAGCAGGAAGCCGCTGCTGAACACGGCCAGCCAGCCGCTGAAGTTGCTGGCTCCCATGCCGGTAGCGAAGTCTCCCAACAAGCCGGTGATGCTGCTGTAGCTCAGGCAGGCGCAGCCCCGTCAGCTGACGGTTCGGCAACCCAGAACGCCCCGGCGCAACAAGACGTTGTGGCTGGTATCCAGGCTGCCCCGGCGCAACTGGCAGCCCCTGTCGCTCCACCGCAGCCACCGGCACCTGCTGCCCCAGCACAACCGGCAGCCCCTGTTGCTCCAGCACAACCAGCTGCTCCTGCACCAGCTGCTGCCGCTGCAACTACCCAGCAACAGGCAGAGGGCGCGGCTTCCACTTCCGAACAACCTGCTGATCTGCTGCGGGCAGCGCGTGAAGCTTATTGGAGCAATGAGTTAGATAGTGCCGTTGAGTTCTATTCATCCCTGCTCAAACAGTCACCTGATTCCATTGATTACAAAGGGGAGTTGGCGAATGTGTACTGGAAGCTGGGCGATACCGAAAAGGCTTCTGCCTTGTTTGTGGAAATTGCCCCCAAACTTGCGGAACAGGGCCGTGTAACCGAAGCATTCAACATGAAGTTATACGTAGACATGGTTGACCCTGAACTAGCCAAGCAGATTGATGCCGCCCTGGACAAATAA